The Pseudobythopirellula maris genome has a window encoding:
- a CDS encoding matrixin family metalloprotease, with product MPTRCFIFALAALCCALMVGDAAACAFCGRAGDCLFDSAGAGQEEAGSEAGDNYAEFQIFRRWTYTATDGGSAGPTGSRGEPVTVTWRVIDDGTPITGVLPADPEREFEGEQDSPSNLVAMLDGVFGASATGQQADAPWFSYIERSFDRWAAVSGLTFVHELADGGAAIDSTNAPYGRPGRYADVRIGGHSIDGSSGANTLAYNYFPDHSDMVVDTDNVAFFSNDFGDYRRLRNTLMHEIGHGLGLGHVSAAGSAALMEPTLGVTFDGPQYDDVLAVQRLYGDAFEKDGGNDTPATAVDAGEFQRGESWAIGLDGDVSFAAGQPFFTAEHTDLVSVDDISDLDYYHLRVLEPVLLTANLKPVGPTYQESAVDETAEPFDASELGDLELALYEDLSSAIVSVAASDTVGLGLTERLRRIELAPGTDYYVRVRSQTANVQMYRLDLMFQAVPEPASAWLLAAAVVCGFRGSRAQRAPLDARRSAVP from the coding sequence ATGCCGACCCGCTGCTTCATTTTCGCCTTAGCGGCGTTGTGCTGCGCGCTGATGGTGGGCGACGCCGCCGCCTGTGCTTTTTGTGGCCGAGCGGGCGACTGCTTGTTCGACTCCGCCGGCGCCGGGCAAGAAGAAGCGGGATCGGAAGCGGGAGACAACTACGCCGAGTTCCAGATATTCCGGCGTTGGACCTACACGGCGACAGACGGCGGATCGGCCGGCCCCACAGGATCACGCGGCGAGCCGGTCACCGTCACATGGCGAGTGATCGACGACGGCACGCCGATCACCGGCGTGCTGCCGGCCGACCCCGAACGCGAATTCGAGGGCGAGCAAGACTCGCCCAGCAACCTCGTCGCGATGCTCGATGGCGTGTTCGGCGCCTCGGCCACGGGCCAACAGGCCGACGCCCCGTGGTTCTCCTACATCGAGCGGTCGTTCGACCGTTGGGCGGCGGTCTCGGGGCTCACGTTCGTCCACGAGCTGGCCGACGGCGGAGCCGCGATCGACTCGACGAATGCCCCCTACGGCCGGCCCGGCAGGTACGCCGACGTCCGCATCGGCGGCCACTCGATCGACGGGTCGAGCGGCGCCAACACGCTCGCCTACAATTACTTCCCCGATCACTCGGACATGGTGGTCGACACCGACAACGTGGCGTTCTTTAGCAACGACTTCGGCGACTACCGGCGGCTGCGCAACACGCTCATGCACGAGATCGGCCACGGGCTCGGGCTGGGCCACGTGTCGGCCGCGGGCAGCGCGGCGCTGATGGAGCCGACCCTCGGCGTCACGTTCGACGGGCCGCAATACGACGACGTGCTCGCCGTGCAGCGTCTGTACGGCGACGCCTTCGAGAAGGACGGCGGCAACGACACGCCCGCCACGGCGGTCGACGCGGGCGAGTTCCAAAGGGGCGAGAGCTGGGCGATCGGGCTCGACGGCGACGTCTCGTTCGCAGCCGGGCAGCCCTTCTTCACCGCCGAGCACACCGACCTGGTGAGCGTGGACGACATCTCGGACCTCGACTACTACCACCTCCGGGTGCTCGAGCCGGTGCTGCTCACGGCGAACCTCAAGCCCGTGGGGCCGACCTACCAGGAGTCGGCCGTCGACGAGACGGCCGAGCCGTTCGACGCCTCAGAGCTCGGCGACCTGGAGCTCGCGCTGTACGAGGATTTGTCGTCGGCCATCGTCTCGGTCGCCGCCTCCGACACGGTCGGGCTGGGGCTCACCGAGCGTCTGCGGCGGATCGAGCTCGCCCCGGGGACCGACTACTACGTGCGTGTGCGGAGCCAGACCGCCAACGTCCAGATGTACCGCCTCGACCTGATGTTCCAGGCCGTGCCCGAGCCGGCCTCGGCCTGG
- the yaaA gene encoding peroxide stress protein YaaA — protein sequence MLILLSPAKTLDFSPAEDAPEATKPALHAEAKRLAATAKELSPAQIKKLMGVSDNLAGAAHGYFADWRQKWDARGAKQALLAFRGDVYQGLDADTLSADQLRRAQDSLRILSGLYGVLRPLDLIQPYRLEMGLGLKNERGKSVYEFWGDRVTKRLAADLEAAPAGEPPLVVNLASQEYAGVVDFSALGESGAEVITPAFKDLSKGKYRVVSFFAKRARGAMARHLIERGAKGPSAIKSFKTGGYRYNAELSTASKPVFTRDKPPAAKAG from the coding sequence ATGCTGATCCTTCTCTCCCCCGCGAAGACGCTCGACTTTTCCCCGGCCGAAGACGCCCCCGAGGCGACCAAGCCGGCGTTGCACGCCGAGGCGAAGCGCCTCGCCGCGACCGCCAAAGAGCTCTCGCCCGCGCAGATCAAGAAGCTGATGGGCGTGAGCGACAACCTGGCCGGCGCCGCCCACGGTTACTTCGCCGACTGGCGGCAGAAGTGGGACGCCCGCGGCGCCAAGCAGGCGTTGCTCGCCTTTCGCGGCGACGTGTACCAAGGGCTCGACGCCGACACGCTTTCGGCCGACCAGTTGCGTCGCGCCCAAGACAGCCTGCGGATCCTCTCGGGCCTGTACGGCGTGCTGCGGCCGCTCGACCTGATCCAGCCCTACCGACTGGAGATGGGCCTCGGCCTCAAGAACGAGCGCGGCAAAAGCGTCTACGAGTTCTGGGGCGACCGCGTCACCAAGCGTCTGGCGGCCGACCTCGAGGCGGCCCCCGCGGGCGAGCCGCCGCTGGTGGTGAACCTCGCCTCGCAGGAGTACGCCGGCGTCGTCGATTTCAGCGCACTCGGCGAGTCCGGCGCCGAGGTCATCACACCGGCGTTCAAGGACCTGAGCAAGGGCAAGTACCGGGTGGTGAGTTTCTTCGCCAAGCGGGCCCGGGGGGCGATGGCCCGCCACCTGATCGAGCGCGGGGCGAAGGGCCCCTCCGCGATCAAGTCGTTTAAAACGGGCGGTTACCGCTACAACGCCGAGCTATCGACCGCGAGCAAGCCGGTCTTCACCCGCGACAAGCCGCCCGCCGCGAAGGCCGGCTGA
- a CDS encoding TonB-dependent receptor plug domain-containing protein has translation MPYAEGGEDAAGEPLEDDAADAEADDLDALLDMDLGELSSVKVSTPTFTDPMVEGISKTSEKVSESPGIVDVITAEEIEAFGAKNLYEVLERATSVYMTGTYIQRRNVASIRGNLVKPEDNHVLTLINGRPFRDIVNGGFSHTLYTAFPLHAIERVEVMRGPGSVLYGTNAVTGVINIVTKQPDKPTAKASTLGGSDGWQSYGLTTGDGSEDRSLLVSGGYFRQEGWPFTATLEDAVETTTPFGEDNVGVFGSYRDGGFTANCYVAELSQTVFSIPFAPEAYFDATRVFADFGYLHEIDENQNLQLNFTYNYTGYESETPSDSLNPFSARSTLTIPSHAYLAEATYRAQLTDDLKFLVGGFTDIHEGDLRSTNSTPVPHFTEVWYGAYLQLEYQPTDWLKLIGGMQGNMPGDIPAGIVPRAGAIVTLSDTLTAKLLYGQAFRSPYRFERYLNGAPVIVGNQDLEPEVIQTFDAQLAYATDNYRLAATVFHSDFFDVISRVGFFPQTYANSDRIEYSGLELENDWQLSDTLRWTSSLTYQENERAGVENTTTVPNWMAKFGMSYNNKCSGLNVGLFDTFFGNQTVPAGAAAVNGNPDAYHMVSLNTTLDLDRYLALRSGRSIRLQLLVQNLFDEDIFHVEFDRKQINTIPARAGRTVYGGVTVDY, from the coding sequence ATGCCCTACGCCGAGGGAGGCGAAGACGCCGCTGGCGAGCCGCTCGAAGACGACGCGGCGGACGCCGAGGCCGATGACCTCGACGCCCTGCTCGACATGGACCTCGGCGAGCTCTCGAGCGTGAAGGTGTCGACGCCGACGTTCACCGACCCGATGGTCGAGGGCATCTCGAAGACGTCGGAAAAGGTCTCCGAGTCGCCGGGCATCGTCGACGTCATCACCGCCGAAGAGATCGAGGCCTTCGGCGCCAAGAACCTCTACGAGGTGCTCGAGCGAGCTACCAGCGTCTACATGACGGGCACCTACATCCAGCGGCGCAACGTGGCTTCGATCCGCGGCAACCTGGTGAAGCCCGAAGACAACCACGTGCTGACCCTGATCAACGGTCGGCCGTTCCGCGACATCGTCAACGGCGGGTTCAGCCACACGCTCTACACCGCCTTCCCGCTGCACGCGATCGAGCGGGTGGAGGTCATGCGCGGACCCGGCTCGGTGCTCTACGGCACGAATGCCGTGACGGGCGTGATCAACATCGTCACCAAGCAGCCCGACAAGCCGACCGCGAAGGCCTCGACGCTGGGCGGCTCGGACGGCTGGCAATCGTACGGGCTGACCACGGGCGACGGGTCCGAGGACCGCAGCTTGCTGGTGAGCGGCGGCTACTTCCGCCAGGAGGGCTGGCCCTTCACCGCCACGCTCGAGGACGCCGTCGAAACGACCACGCCGTTTGGCGAGGACAACGTCGGCGTGTTCGGCTCGTACCGCGACGGCGGCTTCACGGCCAATTGCTACGTCGCCGAGCTGAGCCAGACGGTTTTCAGCATCCCCTTCGCTCCCGAGGCTTACTTCGACGCGACGCGCGTGTTCGCCGATTTCGGATACCTCCACGAGATCGACGAGAACCAAAACCTGCAATTGAACTTCACCTACAATTACACCGGCTACGAGTCGGAGACGCCGTCGGACTCGCTCAACCCGTTCTCGGCGCGCAGCACTCTGACAATCCCATCACACGCGTACCTCGCCGAAGCGACCTACCGGGCCCAGCTGACGGACGATCTCAAATTCCTGGTGGGCGGTTTCACCGACATCCATGAAGGCGACTTAAGATCCACCAACTCTACTCCCGTCCCGCACTTCACCGAAGTGTGGTACGGCGCCTACTTGCAACTCGAGTACCAGCCGACCGATTGGCTCAAGCTGATCGGCGGCATGCAGGGCAACATGCCGGGCGACATCCCCGCGGGGATCGTCCCGCGGGCCGGGGCGATCGTCACGCTGAGCGACACCCTCACCGCCAAGCTGCTCTACGGGCAGGCGTTCCGCTCGCCGTACCGATTCGAGCGGTACCTCAACGGCGCGCCGGTCATCGTTGGCAACCAAGACCTCGAGCCCGAGGTGATCCAAACGTTCGACGCGCAGCTCGCCTACGCCACCGACAACTACCGCCTCGCGGCGACCGTCTTCCACAGCGACTTTTTTGACGTGATCTCACGCGTGGGGTTCTTCCCGCAGACCTACGCCAACAGCGACCGGATCGAGTACAGCGGCTTGGAGTTGGAGAACGACTGGCAACTGAGCGACACCCTGCGCTGGACCTCGTCGCTGACCTACCAGGAGAACGAACGCGCCGGCGTCGAGAACACGACCACCGTGCCGAATTGGATGGCCAAATTCGGCATGTCCTACAACAACAAGTGCAGCGGGCTGAACGTGGGGCTGTTCGACACGTTCTTCGGCAACCAGACCGTCCCGGCCGGCGCGGCGGCGGTCAATGGCAACCCGGACGCCTACCACATGGTGAGCCTCAACACGACGCTCGACCTCGACCGCTACCTGGCCCTGCGCAGCGGGCGGTCGATCCGCCTGCAACTGCTCGTGCAGAACCTCTTCGACGAGGACATCTTTCACGTCGAATTCGACCGCAAGCAGATCAACACGATCCCCGCCCGCGCCGGCCGAACGGTCTATGGCGGCGTCACGGTCGACTACTGA
- a CDS encoding YfiR family protein: MLLGVLMTLAATPVQAQEVIDSRREYNVKAVSLYAFGRYVTWPPASFESETSEFRIGVYGPDPFGETLDRIAQKKKIQERPIRVWEVKTPEEGASCHILFVTRATPPEVEARLIAALEGKSVLLVGETPGFAERGGAINFFVHGSNVRFELNADRAMANRLSLNAKMHSLGTPVSTNR; encoded by the coding sequence TTGCTCCTGGGCGTTCTGATGACGCTCGCCGCCACGCCCGTGCAAGCGCAAGAGGTGATCGACAGCCGGCGTGAGTACAACGTCAAAGCGGTATCGCTCTACGCGTTTGGTCGCTACGTCACTTGGCCGCCCGCCTCGTTCGAGTCCGAAACAAGCGAGTTCCGCATCGGGGTTTACGGTCCCGACCCGTTCGGCGAGACACTCGACCGGATCGCCCAGAAGAAGAAGATCCAAGAGCGCCCGATCCGGGTGTGGGAAGTGAAGACCCCGGAGGAGGGCGCCAGTTGCCACATCCTCTTCGTCACGCGGGCCACGCCGCCCGAAGTCGAGGCGCGCCTCATAGCCGCTCTAGAAGGTAAATCCGTTCTGCTCGTCGGGGAAACCCCGGGGTTCGCCGAACGGGGCGGGGCGATCAATTTCTTCGTGCACGGCAGCAACGTAAGGTTTGAACTCAACGCCGACCGCGCGATGGCGAATCGGCTGAGCCTCAACGCCAAGATGCACAGCCTGGGCACCCCGGTCTCGACCAACCGTTGA
- a CDS encoding response regulator, whose product MKFLQNTSIRNKLILLAGMTVCFALVVSSGGIIWKDVQMIRAAKIAQLEVQARIMEFNSDGVLAFSDDQAAEEYLRSLSLQPSVEVACLLDTEGEVFAAYTKDGSPVHTTPGELKEGTRRSPGGGVTIVIPVEEDSGERVGTLYILANSDDITNHIQAQVWHIAIVATLSLLGAVIVAALLQGAISGPIVRLTEAARAITRNKDYSIRVMRDSNDELGALCESFNLMLDTIRKSHNQVASQAALLTKEVEERERAQADLEVAKDVAEASNRAKSEFLANMSHEIRTPLTGILGFTEIMLVGGDEGDTQTRNEYLSTIQSSGEHLLCLINDILDLSKIEAGQIEFDTEPCSPHKLIGEVTRVLNIKAQEKDIDLKVVWETPIPETIQTDVARLRQALINIIGNSVKFTSEGGVTVKPRLVEIDGVPQLRVDVIDTGIGIASNKLEAIFDPFVQADNSVTRRFGGTGLGLAISRKIARGLGGELSATSELGAGSTFTLRVETGDLAGVKMVADADKQTTDQELKADVASGDKLPPSKILLVEDGETNRRLIALLLTRAGAKVVTAENGALGVQAAMEQSFDVILMDMQMPVMDGYTAARRLREEGFTTPVIALTAHAMKGDREKCLDAGCDDFLTKPVNTQQLYAVVREQLMAKKTAGALA is encoded by the coding sequence ATGAAGTTTCTGCAGAACACCTCGATACGCAACAAGCTCATCCTGCTGGCGGGCATGACGGTTTGTTTTGCGCTCGTGGTCTCCTCGGGCGGCATCATCTGGAAAGACGTCCAGATGATCCGAGCGGCGAAGATCGCCCAGCTCGAGGTGCAGGCACGCATCATGGAGTTCAACAGCGACGGCGTGCTGGCGTTCTCCGACGACCAAGCGGCCGAGGAGTACCTCCGCTCGCTGTCGCTGCAGCCCTCGGTCGAGGTCGCCTGCCTGCTCGACACGGAGGGCGAGGTGTTCGCCGCCTACACGAAGGACGGCTCGCCGGTCCACACCACCCCGGGCGAGCTGAAGGAGGGAACGCGGCGCTCCCCCGGCGGCGGCGTCACGATCGTCATCCCCGTGGAGGAGGACAGCGGCGAGCGGGTCGGCACTCTCTACATCCTCGCCAACAGCGACGACATCACCAACCACATCCAGGCCCAGGTCTGGCACATCGCCATCGTCGCGACCCTGTCGCTCCTGGGCGCGGTCATCGTGGCGGCCCTGCTGCAGGGGGCCATCTCCGGGCCGATCGTCCGGCTCACCGAGGCCGCCCGCGCCATCACGCGCAACAAAGACTACTCGATCCGCGTGATGCGCGACTCGAACGACGAGCTCGGCGCCCTCTGCGAGTCGTTCAACCTGATGCTCGACACGATCCGCAAGTCGCACAATCAAGTGGCCAGCCAGGCCGCGCTGCTCACCAAAGAGGTCGAAGAGCGTGAGCGGGCGCAGGCCGACCTGGAGGTCGCCAAGGACGTCGCCGAGGCGAGCAACCGCGCCAAGAGCGAGTTCCTCGCCAACATGAGCCACGAGATCCGCACCCCGCTGACCGGCATCCTCGGCTTCACCGAGATCATGCTCGTCGGCGGCGACGAGGGCGACACCCAGACCCGCAACGAGTACCTCTCGACGATCCAGTCGAGCGGCGAGCACCTGCTCTGCCTGATCAACGACATCCTCGACCTCTCGAAGATCGAGGCCGGCCAGATCGAGTTCGACACCGAGCCTTGCTCGCCGCACAAACTCATCGGCGAGGTCACCCGCGTCCTCAATATCAAGGCCCAGGAGAAGGACATCGACCTGAAGGTCGTGTGGGAGACGCCGATCCCCGAGACCATCCAGACCGACGTCGCCCGCCTGCGGCAGGCGCTGATCAACATCATCGGCAACTCGGTCAAGTTCACCAGCGAGGGGGGCGTGACGGTCAAGCCGAGGCTGGTCGAGATCGACGGCGTTCCGCAGCTGCGCGTCGACGTGATCGACACCGGCATCGGCATCGCCAGCAACAAGCTCGAGGCGATCTTCGACCCCTTCGTCCAGGCCGACAACTCCGTCACCCGCCGTTTCGGCGGCACCGGCCTGGGGCTCGCCATCAGCCGCAAGATCGCCCGCGGCCTCGGCGGTGAGCTCTCGGCTACCAGCGAGCTCGGCGCCGGCAGCACGTTCACCCTGCGGGTCGAAACGGGCGACCTGGCCGGCGTGAAGATGGTGGCGGACGCCGACAAGCAAACGACCGACCAAGAGCTAAAGGCCGACGTCGCCAGCGGCGACAAGCTGCCGCCCTCCAAGATCTTGCTCGTCGAAGACGGCGAGACCAACCGCCGCCTGATCGCGCTGCTCCTCACCCGCGCCGGCGCCAAGGTCGTCACGGCCGAGAACGGCGCCCTCGGCGTGCAGGCCGCCATGGAGCAGTCGTTCGACGTGATCCTGATGGACATGCAGATGCCGGTGATGGACGGCTACACGGCCGCCCGCCGCCTGCGCGAAGAGGGCTTCACGACGCCCGTCATTGCGCTCACCGCCCACGCCATGAAGGGCGACCGCGAGAAGTGCCTCGACGCCGGCTGCGACGACTTCCTCACCAAGCCGGTCAACACCCAGCAGCTCTACGCCGTGGTCCGCGAGCAGCTCATGGCGAAGAAGACCGCCGGCGCCTTGGCTTAG
- a CDS encoding right-handed parallel beta-helix repeat-containing protein, which translates to MNKTNLNKCVACAALLLLAVPLSAAEYFIAPGGSNGGSGAIGSPWGTFDYAIDQIGPGDTLFVRGGVYDLDERIRIQDAGTENSPIRIWAYQDETPVLDFDSMTVDWGGSSGRGIQVDEDADWVHLRGLTIQNARDNGVWGGSDHSIYERLTTRWNGDSGMQLSGPASHNLILNGDSYENYDPSKNGENADGFAIKFDELGPGNVVRGARAWGNSDDGWDMWESVVGGVLVEDSWSFSNGRILPGFYEKELLEDNDLTPGSFNGDGNGFKLGQDSGAHVLNRVVVWDNEERGIDVNGNGFGVIVANSTVFDSKRNWQFDEESFETTNQHILVNNVSYAGSSSDNFDSGVDSFSNTWDGGVSASAADFLSLDDTIARGPRQADGSLPYSDFLRLAPGSDLIDAGVNLPTIGLGYSLPFSGAAPDLGAYESGVYGDYNSDGVVDAADFTVWRDGLGGAYTAADYDVWVEHFGRTSATPPPSGTQSVPEPTALLLAVMAAFARSRRTYR; encoded by the coding sequence ATGAACAAGACGAATCTGAACAAGTGCGTTGCGTGCGCGGCTCTGCTGCTGCTCGCCGTCCCGCTGAGCGCGGCGGAGTACTTCATTGCCCCCGGCGGCAGCAACGGCGGCAGCGGCGCGATCGGCAGCCCGTGGGGCACATTCGACTACGCGATCGACCAGATCGGCCCAGGCGACACGCTCTTCGTCCGCGGCGGCGTGTACGATCTCGACGAACGCATCCGGATCCAGGACGCAGGCACGGAGAACTCGCCCATCCGCATCTGGGCCTACCAGGACGAGACCCCCGTGCTCGACTTCGACAGCATGACCGTCGACTGGGGCGGATCGAGCGGGCGCGGCATCCAGGTGGACGAAGACGCCGACTGGGTCCACCTCCGCGGGCTGACGATCCAGAACGCCAGGGACAACGGCGTGTGGGGCGGCTCGGATCACAGCATCTACGAACGCCTCACCACGCGGTGGAACGGCGACTCGGGCATGCAGCTCTCGGGCCCGGCGTCGCACAACCTGATCCTCAACGGCGACTCCTACGAGAACTACGACCCCTCGAAAAACGGCGAGAACGCCGACGGCTTCGCGATCAAGTTCGACGAGCTGGGCCCCGGCAACGTGGTGCGCGGAGCCCGCGCGTGGGGCAACTCGGACGACGGCTGGGACATGTGGGAGAGCGTCGTCGGCGGCGTGCTGGTCGAGGACTCGTGGTCGTTCAGCAACGGCCGCATCCTCCCCGGCTTCTACGAGAAGGAGCTGCTCGAGGACAACGACCTCACCCCGGGCAGCTTCAACGGCGACGGCAACGGCTTCAAGCTCGGCCAGGACTCGGGCGCCCACGTGCTGAACCGCGTGGTCGTGTGGGACAACGAGGAGCGCGGCATCGACGTGAACGGCAACGGCTTCGGCGTGATCGTGGCCAACTCCACGGTGTTCGACTCAAAACGCAATTGGCAATTCGACGAGGAGTCGTTCGAGACCACCAACCAGCACATCCTGGTCAACAACGTCTCGTACGCCGGCAGCAGCTCGGACAACTTCGACTCAGGCGTCGACAGCTTCTCCAACACCTGGGACGGCGGGGTCTCGGCCTCGGCCGCCGACTTCCTGTCGCTCGACGACACGATCGCCCGCGGCCCGCGCCAAGCCGACGGCAGCCTGCCCTACAGCGACTTCCTGCGCCTCGCGCCCGGCAGCGACCTGATCGACGCCGGCGTCAACCTGCCCACGATCGGCCTCGGCTACAGCCTGCCGTTTAGCGGCGCGGCGCCCGACCTGGGGGCGTACGAGTCGGGCGTCTACGGCGATTACAACTCCGACGGCGTGGTCGACGCCGCCGACTTCACCGTCTGGCGAGACGGCCTCGGCGGCGCCTACACCGCGGCCGACTACGACGTGTGGGTCGAGCACTTCGGCCGCACGAGCGCGACGCCACCGCCTAGCGGCACACAGAGCGTGCCCGAGCCCACGGCCCTGCTGCTGGCGGTCATGGCGGCGTTTGCTCGTTCACGGCGTACGTATCGATAG
- a CDS encoding thrombospondin type 3 repeat-containing protein, with translation MTRSLNPTKAALAALLAAALMAMAPLIAAAERSQPAAFPGALGQGALSLGGRGGDVYHVTTLDDYAPHKGEKKIEGSLRHAIRSAEAPRTIVFDVAGPIALREPIAVRKNRITIAGQTSPGGVTLWGYPMSVSDGAHDVVLRHLRLRCGDFNTVGALEARDTGGGDLKGSDANSLAVYGNAERVILDHLSAAWGVDETLSVTVARDVTVQHCLIADSLNHSFHKKGAHGYGSLVRGECTPQDQAAGRGGYTFYGCLWAHHRARSPAIGGQQRLDDGQSERDRRAADVNVVNCVVYNWSGLPTSRSELGEVRLNLVGNDYLTGPSKRGEYVFRGTDSGATLVYQQGNRFDRQRDKDYTREMIDTPAEIADCLRLEEGERLVDAPMNFFSAVAPHVLPVDIAHEQVSERVGASLWRDTLDREAIRTLRDRDGAPLDSQEDLRDADGRLPGVDDLTTAARPEGFDTDRDGMADAFETAHGLDPTDPEDRNGTELGEADPSLAGFTNLEIYLDAMTRSPQPY, from the coding sequence ATGACCCGCTCCCTCAATCCAACGAAAGCCGCTCTCGCCGCGCTGCTCGCCGCGGCGTTGATGGCTATGGCGCCGCTGATCGCTGCAGCGGAACGATCGCAGCCCGCCGCCTTCCCCGGGGCCCTCGGCCAGGGGGCGCTGTCGCTCGGCGGCCGCGGCGGCGATGTGTACCACGTCACCACGCTCGACGACTACGCACCGCACAAGGGCGAGAAGAAGATCGAGGGCAGCCTGCGCCACGCCATCCGCTCGGCCGAGGCGCCGCGCACCATCGTCTTCGACGTGGCGGGGCCGATCGCCCTGCGCGAGCCGATCGCCGTTCGTAAGAATCGCATCACGATCGCCGGCCAGACCTCGCCGGGGGGCGTGACGCTGTGGGGCTACCCGATGTCGGTTTCCGACGGCGCTCACGACGTGGTGCTGCGCCACCTGCGTCTGCGCTGTGGCGACTTCAACACGGTGGGTGCGCTCGAAGCCCGCGACACGGGTGGCGGCGACCTAAAAGGGAGCGACGCGAACTCGCTCGCCGTTTACGGCAACGCCGAGCGCGTGATCCTCGACCACCTCTCGGCCGCATGGGGTGTCGACGAAACCCTGTCGGTCACGGTCGCCCGCGACGTGACGGTGCAACACTGCCTGATCGCCGACAGCCTGAACCACTCGTTCCACAAGAAGGGCGCCCACGGCTACGGCTCGCTGGTGCGCGGCGAGTGCACGCCCCAGGACCAAGCCGCCGGCCGCGGCGGCTACACGTTCTACGGCTGCCTGTGGGCCCACCACCGGGCGCGGAGCCCCGCCATCGGCGGGCAGCAGCGTCTCGACGACGGCCAATCCGAGCGAGACCGGCGGGCGGCGGACGTGAACGTGGTGAACTGCGTGGTCTATAACTGGAGCGGCCTCCCCACCAGCCGCAGCGAGCTGGGCGAAGTGCGGCTGAACCTCGTTGGCAACGACTACCTCACCGGACCCTCCAAGCGGGGTGAGTATGTCTTCCGCGGGACCGACTCCGGCGCCACGCTCGTCTACCAGCAAGGCAACCGCTTCGATCGCCAGCGCGACAAGGACTACACCCGCGAGATGATCGACACGCCCGCTGAGATCGCCGACTGCCTACGCCTGGAAGAGGGCGAGCGATTGGTCGACGCGCCAATGAACTTCTTCAGCGCGGTCGCCCCGCACGTTCTCCCCGTCGATATCGCCCACGAGCAAGTCTCCGAGCGAGTCGGCGCCTCGCTGTGGCGCGACACGCTCGATCGCGAGGCGATCCGCACGCTACGCGACCGCGACGGCGCGCCGCTCGACTCGCAAGAAGACCTCCGCGACGCCGACGGCCGTTTGCCCGGCGTCGACGACCTGACAACGGCCGCTCGGCCCGAGGGCTTCGACACCGACCGCGACGGCATGGCCGACGCCTTCGAAACCGCGCACGGCCTCGACCCGACCGACCCGGAAGACCGCAACGGCACGGAGCTCGGCGAGGCTGACCCGTCGCTCGCCGGTTTCACTAATCTCGAGATCTACCTCGACGCGATGACCCGCTCGCCACAACCCTACTGA